From the genome of Desulfobaculum xiamenense, one region includes:
- the recR gene encoding recombination mediator RecR, with protein MQQLPEPLKAVVDQLAQLPGLGPKSALRAALAILKWPMPRAAAMGQSILDLREKLFFCEKCASLSDCNPCRICSDPARSDDQLMVVAEWDSLITIEDGGFYRGRYLVLGGLLAPLDNVGSQQLEIGRFRQRLAEGRVSEVILALGTTLDAEATATFIRDMVERQYPGVRVSRLAQGIPLGSEVKYIDRETLRQSLEYRQKLA; from the coding sequence GTGCAGCAGCTACCGGAACCGCTGAAAGCGGTTGTGGACCAGCTGGCGCAGCTTCCGGGGCTTGGTCCCAAGTCCGCCCTGCGGGCGGCGCTGGCTATCCTCAAGTGGCCCATGCCTCGCGCGGCGGCCATGGGGCAGAGCATTCTGGACCTGCGCGAGAAGCTGTTCTTCTGCGAGAAGTGCGCCAGCCTCTCGGACTGCAACCCTTGCCGCATCTGCTCGGACCCCGCGCGCAGTGACGACCAGCTCATGGTCGTCGCGGAGTGGGACAGCCTCATCACCATCGAGGACGGCGGTTTCTACCGGGGGCGTTATCTGGTGCTGGGCGGCCTGCTTGCCCCGCTGGACAACGTTGGCTCCCAGCAGCTCGAAATCGGCAGGTTTCGTCAGCGTCTGGCGGAAGGCCGGGTGAGCGAGGTGATCCTCGCGCTCGGCACGACGCTCGACGCCGAAGCCACGGCGACCTTCATTCGCGACATGGTGGAGCGCCAGTACCCCGGGGTGCGCGTGTCACGCCTTGCGCAGGGCATTCCTCTCGGTTCCGAGGTCAAGTACATCGACCGCGAGACCCTGCGCCAGTCCCTCGAATATCGACAGAAGCTCGCGTAG
- the clpX gene encoding ATP-dependent Clp protease ATP-binding subunit ClpX produces the protein MSDKKMSLPPELCCSFCGKSQEDVQRLIAGPDVYICDECVTLCNEIIAQESASTEVEEGKLLTPEEIKNLLDDYVIGQQQPKKTLAVAVHNHYKRVFFAGNVSGDVELDKSNILLIGPTGSGKTLLAQTLARVLKVPFAIADATTLTEAGYVGEDVENILVQLLQNADYDIEAASKGIIYVDEIDKIARKSDSPSITRDVSGEGVQQALLKIIEGTEANIPPKGGRKHPQQEFIRLNTSNILFILGGAFIGLEKIIQQRREGSGLGFGAKVAAKKEEDLSTLIKDVHPVDLIRFGLIPEFVGRIPIVTSLEELTEDDLVRILTEPKNALVKQYQKLFELDNVKLCFTTNALRAVARKALERKTGARGLRNVLENIMLDIMYKLPSLSGVKECVVNTAVVDKGVEPLLIFRQEVKTA, from the coding sequence ATGTCCGATAAGAAGATGAGCCTGCCACCGGAACTGTGCTGTTCCTTCTGTGGCAAGAGCCAGGAGGATGTGCAGCGGCTCATCGCCGGCCCCGATGTCTATATCTGCGACGAATGCGTGACGCTGTGCAACGAGATTATCGCGCAGGAAAGCGCCTCCACCGAAGTGGAGGAGGGCAAGCTCCTCACCCCTGAGGAGATCAAGAACCTGCTCGACGATTACGTCATCGGTCAGCAGCAGCCCAAGAAGACGCTGGCCGTGGCGGTGCACAACCATTACAAGCGCGTGTTCTTCGCGGGAAACGTCTCCGGCGATGTGGAGTTGGACAAGAGCAACATCCTGCTCATCGGCCCCACCGGTTCGGGCAAGACCCTCCTCGCACAGACGCTGGCCCGGGTGCTCAAGGTGCCCTTTGCCATTGCGGATGCCACCACGCTGACCGAGGCCGGATATGTCGGCGAGGACGTGGAAAACATTCTCGTCCAGCTGCTCCAGAATGCTGATTATGACATCGAGGCCGCGTCGAAGGGCATCATCTATGTCGACGAGATCGACAAGATCGCCCGCAAGAGCGACAGCCCGTCCATCACCCGCGACGTGTCGGGCGAAGGCGTGCAGCAGGCGCTGCTCAAGATCATCGAGGGCACCGAGGCGAACATTCCTCCCAAGGGCGGGCGCAAGCATCCCCAGCAGGAGTTTATCCGCCTTAACACCTCGAACATCCTGTTCATCCTCGGCGGCGCATTCATTGGGCTGGAGAAGATCATCCAGCAGCGGCGCGAGGGTTCGGGGCTCGGCTTCGGTGCCAAGGTCGCGGCGAAGAAGGAGGAGGATCTCTCCACCCTCATCAAGGACGTCCACCCCGTGGACCTCATCCGCTTCGGCCTCATTCCCGAATTCGTTGGCCGCATTCCGATCGTCACCTCCCTTGAGGAGCTGACCGAGGACGATCTGGTCCGCATTCTCACCGAGCCGAAGAACGCGCTGGTCAAGCAGTACCAGAAGCTCTTCGAGCTGGACAACGTGAAGCTCTGCTTCACCACCAACGCCCTGAGGGCCGTGGCCCGCAAGGCACTCGAACGCAAGACCGGAGCCAGAGGCCTGCGCAACGTGCTCGAGAACATCATGCTCGACATCATGTACAAGCTGCCCTCGCTCTCCGGCGTCAAGGAGTGCGTTGTGAATACGGCTGTGGTAGACAAGGGAGTGGAGCCTCTCCTCATTTTCCGTCAGGAAGTGAAAACGGCCTAG
- the tig gene encoding trigger factor: protein MEYTIEEISPVERKVNVTIPAEEANAAITATIAMYKTSTDIKGFRKGKVPASIVESRFRNQIYQEATTDLINLQLNQILGESKLQPLSRLDVDAKELVRDEEFKYSVSFEVAPTFEIPSYAGLAVEQEIAVVEPSEIDEVVERIRTNMSELKDIEEDRLAQDGDVAVISFNAWSDGKELDEIKAQNFELPLGDGQALEAFENIVKKLKKGEKGEEDITFPEDFINKDFAGQTVTMRVTLNAIKERVKPELDDEFAKKAGGFASVEKMREAIEQSYLTSRKNLVKAAAEKKILDDLLSKVDFALPPALVEENIDRLVLDLKDRMERSGRRLESLGKTPEELRAEQKEKSEELVRTQLFLLAVAAKENLSVDPKEVDAHIFQEAMRQRMDPEALRHAYEENNLMFALRDRLMADKAMELIYAQADVKEVPAADLKKEN, encoded by the coding sequence ATGGAATATACTATCGAGGAAATTTCCCCGGTTGAGCGCAAGGTGAACGTCACCATTCCCGCAGAAGAGGCGAATGCGGCCATTACCGCCACCATCGCCATGTACAAGACGTCCACCGACATCAAGGGTTTCCGCAAGGGCAAGGTGCCCGCTTCCATCGTCGAGTCCCGCTTCCGCAATCAGATTTATCAGGAAGCCACCACCGACCTCATCAACCTCCAGCTGAACCAGATCCTCGGAGAGTCCAAGCTCCAGCCTCTGTCCCGCCTGGATGTTGATGCCAAGGAACTCGTGCGTGACGAGGAATTCAAGTACTCCGTCAGCTTCGAGGTCGCTCCCACCTTTGAGATTCCCTCCTACGCCGGCCTCGCCGTCGAGCAGGAAATCGCCGTGGTCGAGCCCTCCGAGATCGACGAGGTCGTGGAGCGCATCCGCACCAACATGAGCGAGCTGAAGGACATCGAGGAAGACCGCCTCGCCCAGGACGGCGACGTGGCCGTCATCAGCTTCAACGCATGGAGCGACGGCAAGGAGCTCGACGAGATCAAGGCTCAGAATTTCGAGCTGCCCCTCGGTGACGGACAGGCCCTCGAAGCCTTCGAGAACATCGTGAAGAAGCTCAAGAAGGGCGAGAAGGGCGAAGAGGACATCACCTTCCCCGAAGACTTCATCAACAAGGACTTCGCCGGTCAGACCGTGACCATGCGCGTGACCCTGAACGCCATCAAGGAGCGCGTGAAGCCCGAGCTGGACGACGAGTTCGCCAAGAAGGCCGGCGGTTTCGCCAGCGTCGAGAAGATGCGCGAAGCCATCGAGCAGTCCTACCTGACCTCCCGCAAGAACCTCGTGAAGGCCGCCGCAGAGAAGAAGATCCTCGACGACCTGCTCTCCAAGGTGGACTTCGCTCTGCCGCCGGCGCTGGTCGAGGAGAACATCGACCGCCTCGTTCTCGACCTCAAGGACCGCATGGAGCGTTCCGGCCGTCGTCTCGAGTCCCTCGGCAAGACCCCCGAGGAACTGCGCGCCGAGCAGAAGGAGAAGTCCGAGGAGCTCGTGCGCACCCAGCTGTTCCTGCTGGCCGTCGCCGCCAAGGAGAACCTCAGCGTCGATCCTAAGGAAGTGGACGCCCACATCTTCCAGGAAGCCATGCGCCAGCGTATGGACCCCGAGGCTCTGCGCCACGCCTACGAGGAGAACAACCTCATGTTCGCCCTGCGTGACCGCCTGATGGCCGACAAGGCCATGGAGCTGATCTACGCTCAGGCCGACGTGAAGGAAGTTCCCGCCGCCGACCTGAAGAAGGAAAACTAG
- the clpP gene encoding ATP-dependent Clp endopeptidase proteolytic subunit ClpP — MGTIPIVVETTGRTERAYDIYSRLLKDRIILLGTPIDDHVASLICAQLLFLESENPEKEIYLYINSPGGSVTAGMAIYDTMQYISSPVATLCMGQAASMGALLLCAGQAGMRYALPNSRILIHQPLGGMQGQASDIEIHAAEILRLKQKLNGILAQHTGQKLARIAKDTDRDYFMGAEEAKEYGLIDKILVSRKDILEDSKE; from the coding sequence ATGGGAACCATACCCATTGTAGTTGAAACCACGGGACGCACCGAACGCGCCTATGACATCTATTCGAGGCTGCTCAAGGACCGCATCATTCTCCTTGGCACGCCCATCGACGATCATGTGGCAAGCCTCATCTGCGCGCAGCTGCTGTTTCTGGAGTCGGAGAATCCCGAAAAGGAAATCTACCTGTACATCAACTCTCCCGGCGGTTCCGTCACTGCGGGCATGGCCATCTATGATACCATGCAGTACATCTCTTCGCCCGTTGCCACACTGTGCATGGGACAGGCCGCCAGCATGGGCGCTCTTCTGCTGTGCGCCGGTCAGGCTGGCATGAGATATGCACTTCCCAATTCGCGTATACTCATCCATCAGCCCCTGGGCGGCATGCAGGGACAGGCTTCCGACATCGAGATCCATGCGGCCGAAATCCTTCGGCTGAAGCAGAAGCTCAACGGAATCCTCGCTCAGCACACCGGCCAGAAGCTCGCCCGCATTGCCAAGGATACGGACCGTGACTATTTCATGGGAGCCGAGGAGGCCAAGGAGTATGGCCTGATCGACAAGATCCTTGTCTCCCGCAAGGATATTCTGGAAGATAGCAAGGAGTAG
- the recD2 gene encoding SF1B family DNA helicase RecD2 → MAETLKAEIKNIVFHNPANGYLVARVSVEAQPGPVTIVGNMPEPRPGEMLQLTGTWKEHPKFGRQFQVELWEQVMPATLNGIRRYLGSGMVKGVGPVLATRLVDAFGTEVLDILENDPDRLLSVEGLGRKKLDSIKESWDAQHEVRNLMIFLQSHDVPPTFAARIFKRYGNGAVNKLRENPYELAYEIHGVGFKTADSMALKLGFAEDAPQRIEAAVIYALFSASERGHLFLPVDKLIDAVDKLLGEVDPERVEDAVNALAVRKRLMVEPLPAQDIERAVYLMHFYRHEREIASRLLALCEHPTPMDLEKIRRLLPQLELDEEIQLSSEQREAVLGGCENKVFVVTGGPGTGKTTITRVMVRVMDKMGFKIKLAAPTGRAAKRMAEATGYPASTLHRLLQYQPDGSFAHDEEKKLKAQAVIIDEVSMLDTSLCLALLRALPMTCRLVLIGDVNQLPSVGPGNVLADILNSQAVPSARLTHIYRQAQESLIVTNAHLVNAGQLPECSPRPAPDNDFFWVQQEDPERIQRLILQLVTDRIPEMYGLDPRRDIQVLTPMHKGDLGTQTLNQLLQERVNPGKGGIRRGNHTFRKGDRVLQMRNNYDKDVFNGDLGWVRDIEPVRGEMLVDFEGHMVNYELQEMDELVPAYAISVHKSQGSEYPAIIMPVVTQHYMLLQRNLIYTALTRAKRLAVLIGGRKAVSIGVSRQDSNKRYTHLQYRLQEAFNELAT, encoded by the coding sequence ATGGCCGAAACGCTCAAGGCCGAAATCAAGAATATCGTCTTCCACAACCCCGCCAACGGGTATCTGGTGGCGCGCGTTTCCGTGGAGGCGCAGCCCGGTCCCGTGACCATCGTCGGCAACATGCCGGAGCCGCGCCCCGGCGAAATGCTCCAGTTGACCGGTACATGGAAGGAACACCCCAAGTTTGGGCGGCAGTTCCAGGTGGAATTGTGGGAGCAGGTGATGCCCGCCACCTTAAACGGCATCCGCCGCTATCTGGGGTCCGGCATGGTTAAGGGCGTCGGCCCGGTGCTGGCCACGCGACTTGTGGACGCCTTTGGTACCGAGGTTCTCGACATCCTTGAGAACGATCCGGACCGTCTGCTTTCCGTCGAGGGCCTCGGCCGCAAGAAGCTCGATTCCATCAAGGAATCGTGGGATGCGCAGCACGAGGTGCGAAACCTCATGATCTTCCTGCAAAGCCATGATGTCCCGCCCACCTTCGCCGCGCGCATTTTCAAGCGCTACGGCAACGGCGCGGTGAACAAGCTGCGCGAGAATCCCTACGAGCTGGCCTACGAGATCCACGGCGTCGGCTTCAAGACCGCCGACAGCATGGCCCTCAAGCTCGGTTTCGCTGAGGACGCGCCCCAGCGTATTGAGGCCGCCGTCATCTACGCGCTGTTTTCCGCCAGCGAGCGCGGGCATCTTTTCCTGCCTGTGGACAAGCTTATCGACGCCGTGGACAAGCTCCTCGGTGAGGTGGACCCCGAGCGGGTTGAGGACGCGGTCAACGCCCTCGCCGTCCGCAAGCGCCTGATGGTGGAGCCGCTGCCTGCGCAGGACATCGAGCGTGCCGTGTACCTCATGCATTTCTATCGGCACGAGCGGGAAATCGCCTCGCGCCTCTTGGCCCTGTGCGAGCATCCCACGCCCATGGATCTGGAGAAGATTCGCCGCCTGCTGCCGCAGTTGGAATTGGACGAGGAGATTCAGCTGTCCTCGGAACAGCGCGAGGCCGTGCTGGGCGGCTGCGAGAACAAGGTTTTCGTGGTCACCGGCGGACCCGGTACCGGCAAGACCACCATCACGCGCGTCATGGTCCGCGTGATGGACAAGATGGGCTTCAAGATCAAGCTCGCCGCGCCCACGGGCCGCGCCGCCAAGCGCATGGCCGAGGCCACGGGCTATCCCGCGTCCACCCTGCACCGTCTGCTCCAGTACCAGCCGGACGGTAGCTTTGCCCACGACGAGGAGAAGAAGCTCAAGGCACAGGCCGTCATCATCGACGAGGTGTCCATGCTCGATACCTCGCTGTGCCTTGCGCTGCTTCGCGCGCTGCCCATGACCTGCCGTCTCGTGCTCATCGGCGATGTGAACCAGTTGCCGTCCGTCGGTCCCGGCAACGTACTGGCGGACATCCTGAACAGTCAGGCGGTGCCGAGCGCCCGCCTCACCCACATCTACAGGCAGGCGCAGGAAAGCCTCATCGTCACCAACGCGCACTTGGTCAACGCTGGCCAGTTGCCGGAATGCTCTCCGCGTCCCGCGCCGGACAACGATTTCTTCTGGGTCCAGCAGGAGGACCCGGAGCGCATCCAGCGCCTCATCCTGCAACTCGTCACCGATCGCATCCCCGAGATGTACGGACTCGACCCGCGCCGCGATATTCAGGTGCTCACCCCCATGCATAAGGGCGACCTTGGCACGCAGACGCTCAATCAGCTCCTGCAGGAGCGCGTGAATCCCGGAAAGGGCGGCATCCGTCGCGGCAATCACACCTTCCGTAAGGGCGACCGGGTGCTCCAGATGCGCAACAATTACGACAAGGACGTCTTCAACGGCGACCTTGGCTGGGTGCGCGACATCGAGCCCGTGCGCGGCGAGATGCTGGTCGACTTCGAGGGGCACATGGTGAACTACGAATTGCAGGAGATGGACGAACTGGTGCCCGCCTACGCCATCAGCGTGCACAAGTCGCAGGGTAGCGAGTACCCTGCCATCATCATGCCCGTGGTCACACAGCATTACATGCTCTTGCAGCGCAACCTCATCTACACCGCGCTAACCCGCGCCAAGCGGCTGGCGGTGCTCATCGGCGGCAGAAAGGCCGTGAGCATCGGCGTGTCCCGGCAGGACAGCAACAAGCGCTATACCCACCTCCAGTACAGATTGCAGGAAGCCTTCAACGAACTGGCGACTTGA
- the dnaX gene encoding DNA polymerase III subunit gamma/tau, producing the protein MSQSHLTHKYRPQTFAEVAGQETIKAILSRAASTGRIAPAYMFSGTRGVGKTTIARIFAKAINCERGPAAEPCNECVHCRQIAAGAAVDVAEIDGASNTGVDDVRSLKEDVGFAPIDCRYKVFIIDEAHMLSKSAFNALLKTLEEPPAHVTFIMATTEPHKFPPTIISRCQHYTFQRLTQKELETHLVRVLDAESLGYEHEAVALLARRGAGSVRDSMSLLGQVLALGSDSLTSADVRTVLGLAGRDIMFRLMEAIHGRDCVAVSTILSEILDQGLDLGFFLRELTEVWRTLFLLAQAGERALPILDIPEEEARQWLTWVPRFSVAHIHACWQLTLEGQQRVRQSLEPALALELLLLNLAYLPELVGLEGAGQGGGTSMPPAGGAPSGGARPMGHGGVAPGRPASASASAAPARSTAHAPSVAAPDMAERSASPERPAMPERSMPQAAAPVREAATASVQAPAADVAPAAPQFSAPRPESAAPAPSRAYGASRGGNDSNFPPVPAGPKTWDSFIEYATACKEATGRSITGLLHVRASVGAGRLTLECANAFHCEQIKADSSFSFLQELVRAYFGPECVIDFRFQQKQRKNRQQIKDEVSRHPVVAGLMRDLDAQVVSAGPRTDRPHDEQFNRQ; encoded by the coding sequence ATGAGCCAGTCCCATCTTACGCACAAGTACCGCCCCCAGACGTTCGCCGAAGTGGCAGGGCAGGAGACGATCAAGGCCATCCTTTCCCGGGCCGCGTCCACCGGGCGCATCGCCCCGGCCTACATGTTTTCCGGCACCCGTGGCGTCGGCAAGACGACCATCGCCCGCATCTTCGCCAAGGCCATCAACTGCGAGCGCGGCCCCGCCGCCGAGCCGTGCAACGAATGCGTGCACTGCCGCCAGATTGCCGCAGGTGCGGCCGTGGACGTCGCCGAAATCGACGGCGCGTCCAACACCGGCGTCGACGATGTGCGTAGCCTGAAGGAGGACGTGGGTTTCGCGCCCATCGACTGCCGCTACAAGGTCTTCATCATCGACGAGGCGCACATGCTCTCCAAGAGCGCCTTCAACGCCTTGCTGAAGACGCTGGAGGAGCCGCCGGCGCATGTCACCTTCATCATGGCCACCACGGAGCCGCACAAGTTCCCGCCCACCATCATCAGCCGCTGCCAGCACTACACCTTTCAGCGGCTGACGCAGAAGGAGCTGGAGACGCACCTTGTGCGCGTGCTCGACGCTGAAAGCCTCGGCTACGAGCACGAGGCCGTGGCGCTTCTGGCGCGGCGTGGGGCGGGTAGCGTGCGTGATTCCATGTCCCTGCTTGGTCAGGTGTTGGCTCTTGGCAGCGACAGCCTGACCTCGGCCGACGTGCGAACCGTGCTCGGCCTTGCCGGGCGCGACATCATGTTCCGGCTCATGGAGGCTATTCATGGCCGCGACTGCGTGGCCGTCAGCACCATTCTTTCCGAAATTCTCGATCAGGGACTCGACCTCGGCTTCTTCCTGCGCGAACTCACCGAGGTGTGGCGCACGCTGTTCCTGCTCGCACAGGCGGGCGAACGCGCATTGCCCATTCTCGATATCCCCGAGGAGGAGGCCCGGCAGTGGCTCACGTGGGTGCCCCGGTTTTCCGTGGCGCACATCCATGCCTGTTGGCAGTTGACGCTGGAGGGACAGCAGCGGGTGCGCCAGAGCCTCGAACCGGCTCTCGCCCTTGAACTCTTGTTGCTCAACCTCGCGTACCTGCCCGAGCTCGTCGGCCTCGAAGGAGCCGGGCAGGGCGGTGGAACGTCCATGCCGCCCGCCGGTGGCGCGCCCTCTGGTGGCGCGCGGCCCATGGGTCATGGCGGCGTCGCTCCCGGACGTCCCGCGTCCGCATCGGCCAGCGCGGCACCGGCTCGTTCCACTGCGCATGCGCCGTCCGTCGCCGCACCAGACATGGCGGAACGCTCCGCTAGCCCGGAACGCCCCGCCATGCCCGAGCGCTCCATGCCACAGGCGGCAGCGCCGGTCCGCGAGGCCGCAACAGCCAGCGTGCAGGCTCCCGCTGCCGATGTCGCGCCCGCAGCGCCGCAGTTTTCCGCGCCCCGGCCCGAGAGCGCCGCTCCCGCGCCGTCACGGGCGTATGGCGCGTCCCGTGGGGGGAACGATTCGAATTTTCCGCCCGTTCCCGCCGGTCCCAAGACGTGGGACTCGTTCATCGAGTACGCCACGGCCTGCAAGGAGGCCACGGGGCGGAGCATCACCGGGCTTTTGCATGTGCGGGCCAGCGTCGGCGCGGGTCGGTTGACCCTTGAATGCGCCAACGCGTTCCACTGCGAACAGATCAAGGCCGACAGTTCCTTCTCGTTTCTGCAGGAACTTGTGCGCGCCTATTTCGGCCCGGAGTGCGTCATCGACTTTCGGTTCCAGCAGAAGCAGCGCAAGAACCGTCAGCAGATCAAGGACGAGGTGAGCCGCCATCCCGTGGTGGCCGGTCTGATGCGCGATTTGGATGCCCAGGTGGTCAGTGCCGGGCCGCGTACGGATCGTCCCCATGATGAGCAGTTCAACCGGCAATAG
- a CDS encoding lysylphosphatidylglycerol synthase transmembrane domain-containing protein, whose product MKRWLGRALRLGLTAGCIAYVVRGTDFAALGEAMLRMAPAAVAAALCAACVDYMGMGARLMLVSGRRVGWLDAINASVLCNGLNVVLPARMGEVAKVVHLRRRCGIPAGAGMGMVFWERFADLNMLLFVALAAAGASGQTLALAPVAIAAGGVWGALIVMRLFPAMQAVLLRLLIFERLRLFAAEVLGQLRERMTPGFLAVLALASLWPWTMHWVQHWLLLVWGAGLDLTPVQVLAIFVMSAGGLAVPSSPGNIGVYEAVMVAGLGLYGVPREEALAIALVCHMTFQGPLALYALGLMAFSGMEARELRDSAGAGPQTPNLPHALADRGKN is encoded by the coding sequence ATGAAACGCTGGCTTGGACGTGCGCTGAGACTGGGGCTGACTGCGGGCTGCATCGCGTATGTCGTGCGCGGAACGGATTTCGCCGCGCTTGGGGAGGCCATGTTGCGCATGGCTCCGGCTGCGGTGGCGGCTGCGCTGTGCGCGGCATGTGTCGACTACATGGGGATGGGGGCGCGGCTGATGCTCGTGAGTGGGCGCAGGGTGGGGTGGCTGGACGCCATCAACGCCTCTGTGCTCTGCAACGGCCTGAATGTGGTGCTCCCCGCCCGCATGGGCGAGGTGGCGAAGGTCGTCCACCTACGCAGACGTTGCGGCATTCCCGCCGGTGCCGGGATGGGGATGGTCTTCTGGGAGCGCTTCGCGGACCTGAACATGCTTCTTTTCGTCGCGCTCGCGGCGGCCGGGGCCAGCGGGCAGACGCTGGCGCTCGCCCCGGTGGCCATCGCCGCCGGGGGCGTGTGGGGGGCGCTGATCGTCATGCGCCTGTTCCCCGCCATGCAGGCCGTTTTGTTGCGGCTTCTCATTTTCGAGCGCCTGCGGCTGTTTGCGGCGGAGGTGCTGGGGCAACTGCGCGAACGGATGACCCCGGGCTTTCTGGCGGTGCTCGCTCTCGCCTCGCTGTGGCCGTGGACCATGCACTGGGTCCAGCACTGGCTGCTGCTGGTGTGGGGAGCGGGGCTCGATCTCACCCCGGTGCAGGTGCTGGCCATATTCGTCATGAGCGCCGGGGGGCTGGCCGTGCCGTCCTCGCCGGGAAACATCGGCGTCTACGAGGCGGTGATGGTCGCCGGGCTGGGGCTCTACGGTGTGCCGCGAGAAGAGGCGCTGGCCATCGCGCTGGTTTGCCATATGACATTTCAGGGGCCGCTGGCGCTGTATGCGCTAGGCCTCATGGCTTTTTCAGGGATGGAGGCGCGCGAGCTGCGCGACTCGGCGGGCGCTGGTCCGCAAACTCCGAATCTGCCGCACGCGCTTGCGGACAGGGGGAAGAACTGA
- the thiD gene encoding bifunctional hydroxymethylpyrimidine kinase/phosphomethylpyrimidine kinase, giving the protein MNTLPCILTIAGSDSGGGAGIQADIKTIAMNGGYAMSVITALTAQNSMGITGIHAPDPEFVAWQLRAVLDDFPLAAAKTGMLFSGPIIAAVCDRLAAKTFPLVVDPVSVSQTGHQLLKDDAIAMLVERLVPLADVFTPNRPEAEVLTGLKIDTPADVRTATARLQAMGAKAVLLKGGHFDGDRMIDWLALPGAEPIALEQPRIDTVHTHGTGCTLSSAIATWLGRGYGVREAVVAAQKYLNLALRAGFGPGRGAGPANHSVVLLRLQERERIREDMGAAVRRLEHFDGMRRLLPEGVMHLVAALPWASGGEDVASLSGGVSCDAHGRPLVAGCPEFGASGDGAGTVLAASAVRAELRFAAVLPLTEAVTAALGRSGLGVAWFDRADAPEAERGNAESLAAWGVRQVLSSSPAPQGIGAVCDFGGNGSVGAVRILGAEADEVLDRLEAVADALD; this is encoded by the coding sequence ATGAATACGCTGCCATGCATCCTGACGATTGCGGGGTCCGACTCCGGCGGTGGGGCAGGCATTCAGGCGGACATCAAGACCATCGCCATGAACGGTGGATACGCCATGTCCGTCATCACGGCGCTGACGGCCCAGAATTCCATGGGTATCACCGGCATTCACGCCCCGGACCCGGAGTTCGTCGCGTGGCAGCTGCGTGCGGTGCTCGACGATTTTCCGCTCGCTGCGGCCAAGACCGGGATGCTTTTCTCTGGCCCCATCATTGCCGCCGTGTGTGACAGGCTGGCAGCAAAGACCTTTCCCCTCGTGGTGGACCCGGTGAGCGTGAGCCAGACCGGGCATCAGCTCCTGAAGGACGATGCCATCGCGATGCTGGTGGAACGACTCGTTCCCCTTGCCGACGTGTTCACGCCCAACCGCCCGGAGGCCGAGGTGCTCACGGGCCTGAAGATCGACACGCCCGCCGACGTGCGCACCGCTACGGCGCGCCTTCAGGCCATGGGTGCCAAGGCCGTGCTGCTCAAGGGCGGCCACTTCGACGGGGATCGGATGATCGACTGGCTGGCGCTGCCGGGTGCGGAACCGATTGCACTGGAGCAGCCGCGCATCGACACGGTCCATACCCACGGTACCGGGTGTACGCTGTCCTCGGCTATCGCCACATGGCTTGGGCGTGGATATGGCGTTCGCGAGGCCGTGGTGGCCGCGCAGAAGTATCTGAATCTCGCCCTGCGCGCCGGTTTCGGGCCGGGGCGCGGAGCCGGACCGGCCAATCATAGTGTCGTACTGCTCCGCTTGCAGGAGCGCGAGCGCATCCGCGAGGACATGGGCGCGGCGGTGCGCAGGCTTGAGCATTTCGACGGCATGCGTCGTCTGCTGCCGGAAGGGGTGATGCACCTCGTCGCCGCGCTGCCGTGGGCGAGCGGGGGAGAGGATGTCGCTTCGCTTTCCGGCGGCGTGTCTTGCGATGCGCATGGGCGTCCGCTTGTTGCGGGGTGTCCTGAATTTGGCGCAAGCGGCGACGGCGCGGGAACCGTGCTAGCCGCATCCGCCGTGCGAGCCGAACTGCGCTTCGCGGCTGTGCTGCCGCTGACCGAGGCCGTAACGGCGGCGCTGGGTCGCTCCGGCCTTGGTGTGGCGTGGTTCGATAGGGCCGACGCCCCCGAGGCGGAGCGCGGCAATGCCGAGTCGCTTGCTGCTTGGGGCGTGCGGCAGGTGCTTTCGTCGTCACCTGCACCGCAGGGCATCGGCGCGGTGTGCGATTTTGGCGGCAACGGTTCGGTTGGCGCGGTGCGAATTCTCGGTGCCGAAGCCGACGAGGTGCTTGATCGTCTGGAAGCCGTTGCCGACGCGCTCGACTGA
- a CDS encoding YbaB/EbfC family nucleoid-associated protein, which produces MRGMNDLVRQAQMMQRKMSKLQEEMDERTVEATSGGGMVTVTATCSGKITALKIDPAAVDPQDVEMLQDLILAAINEAVKKGKDTAQSEMKGLTGGINIPGLI; this is translated from the coding sequence ATGAGAGGCATGAACGATCTGGTTCGTCAGGCGCAGATGATGCAGCGCAAGATGAGCAAGCTTCAGGAAGAAATGGACGAGCGCACGGTCGAGGCGACCTCGGGCGGCGGCATGGTGACCGTGACCGCGACCTGCTCCGGCAAGATCACCGCGCTGAAGATCGATCCCGCTGCCGTTGATCCGCAGGACGTCGAGATGCTGCAGGACCTCATCCTCGCCGCCATTAACGAGGCTGTGAAGAAGGGCAAGGACACCGCGCAGTCCGAGATGAAGGGCCTGACCGGCGGCATCAACATCCCCGGTCTGATCTAG